The window GATTTTGCTCATCAAGTCTCATGCTTAGGGGGAGGATGGAATCCTGACGAACCTAAATAAAATAAATATACAGAGGTGAACAAAAATGTTCACCTTTATTTATTAAAAAAGAAGCTCGGTAATCTCGTACCACATAGCAGAAGTAAAAAATCCTACAATAATACTGACGCCGATAATAAGGTTGGTAAGCTTTGTATTCAGCCTGAACTGTTCTGCAATAATACTTGAAGTCACTAATGTTGGCATTGCCGCTTCAAATATGGTAATTTTTGCGACATCTCCTTTTATTCCAAATAAAAGAGCCATTCCTAAAACAATTGCCGGAGCCAGAATCAGTTTATAAAGCATAGAAGCTGACATTTGCGGAATCAGTTTTTTCCAGCCATTAAACTTTAGCTGCAACCCGACTGAAAATAAGGCTAGCGGACTCACAGTAGCTGCCAGTTTATCAAAAAGCGGTTCTGCAACAGTTAAATCTATAAATTGAGACAGCACTAAAGCAGAAATACAACCAATTAAAGGTGGAAATGTAATTAATCTTTTAAAAATAAATGCAGCACTCACCTTTCCAGACTTACTTCCTCCTTTCACTGCGGCAATAATACCCAATGTGGAAAGAGCAAAAAACATGGTTTGATCACAAATAATAGCAATACTTAAAAGGCTTTCACCATAAAAAGCACTGATCAAAGGAAATCCGATGAAAGAGGTATTGCTGTAACCGCTTGCCAATTCTAAAGTACTTCTGGAACGCCTTGAATATCCCCTGCTTTTACTGTAAAACATTACATAAAAGAAACAAAATACAGAGACTAAGAAAGTGGCTGCAATTGGAAAAAGCATTTCCGTTGTCCATTGTACCTTCGGCAGATATTTGAATGAAACTGCCGGTAGAGCAAGATAAAGAATC of the Chryseobacterium capnotolerans genome contains:
- a CDS encoding AEC family transporter, producing MVNFVLIAVCIIAGMIFKATKSIHPDAHKGINTWILYLALPAVSFKYLPKVQWTTEMLFPIAATFLVSVFCFFYVMFYSKSRGYSRRSRSTLELASGYSNTSFIGFPLISAFYGESLLSIAIICDQTMFFALSTLGIIAAVKGGSKSGKVSAAFIFKRLITFPPLIGCISALVLSQFIDLTVAEPLFDKLAATVSPLALFSVGLQLKFNGWKKLIPQMSASMLYKLILAPAIVLGMALLFGIKGDVAKITIFEAAMPTLVTSSIIAEQFRLNTKLTNLIIGVSIIVGFFTSAMWYEITELLF